Proteins encoded within one genomic window of Hermetia illucens chromosome 2, iHerIll2.2.curated.20191125, whole genome shotgun sequence:
- the LOC119648430 gene encoding glycine-rich cell wall structural protein 1.0-like, translating to MKLFVCLLAFVAVASAGYIGGYSGGGWRSGGSGWNTGGGGWNNGWNGGYGGGSGWTGTGVGGWRGGYSNLGTGSGWKLGGGGWQGSGGWRSGGGGWQGGLGGGSGWKAGGGGWQGGWNGGSGWNGGSGWNGGGSGSGWKGGYGSGSGWWSPCEIER from the exons ATGAAGCTGTTCGTCTGTTTGCTAGCGTTCGTAGCCGTGGCATCGGCAGGATATATCGGAGGATACAGTGGTGGAGGTTGGCGAAGCGGAGGTAGTGGCTGGAACACTGGAGGCGGCGGCTGGAACAATGGTTGGAACGGTGGATACGGAGGAGGCAGCGGTTGGACTGGCACTGGCGTTGGAGGCTGGCGGGGAGGATACAGCAACTTAGGAACCGGTAGCGGGTGGAAACTTGGCGGTGGAGGATGGCAAGGCAGCGGCGGCTGGAGGTCAGGTGGCGGAGGATGGCAAGGTGGACTTGGAGGCGGTAGTGGATGGAAGGCCGGAGGAGGAGGTTGGCAAGGAGGATGGAATGGCGGAAGTGGATGGAATGGCGGCAGTGGTTGGAATGGTGGAGGATCTGGAAGCGGATGGAAGGGTGGCTACGGCAGTGGTAGTGGTTGGTG GAGTCCTTGTGAAATAGAACGTTAG